TTTGTATATATCTTAAGTATTACTGGTTGCAGAGGTGTTGAGATACAAAATGTAAGACTATCTGATGTATCAAAAGAAACAAGCAGCGATGGTGAAGTATTCTATTCTCTTCGTGTTAATGTAGCAAAAAAGAGAAGTAGTATCTGCATAAGAGAAGTAGTTATTAGTGAGTCTGAATTTGATGCTATTATGCAAATACATCAAGAACATTTTGCAAGCAAAGGAAAAGACAAAAGGCGTACTTATCTTTTTCAAAAGAGTAAACACAAATTCCGTGACAATAGAATTAGCATAATTAAGATTTCAAAACAATTTAAATCATTGCTTCTTAAAGCAGGATTTAGGTATCGTAAATCTTTACATATATGTAGAAATATATTTATTGCCTCACTAAAGTCTAAAGGATACAACTCATTTGAAATTAAAGAACTTATGAAATACTCATCTACTACTGAGATTGATAATGTTTATGGACTCTCCCCTGCAAGTAAAATTAATGCTTACAAAGATATCAAAACTAGCTTGAAATAACTTACAATTTTTGCTAATTTATTATATACTTCTACTAAAGTTATTATCAAAATTCATTTTACCGCATATAAATATGTACAAATATAAATACCTAAGAACCAATCCTTAGGTATTTTTTCTAACAATAAATTATTTGCTAAGCTCTAGTTTTTGTCAATTATTTAGTGTATAATACATATAAATCCTGAAAGTTTCAACCAATATTTCATTTTTAAAATAAAAAAAGACTCTACTTCTCTCAATCTTTTAGAGTCTTTTTTTATACAACAAATTAAGAATACAAATTCACGCTTGCACTTTAAACATTTCAAGTTGAATATAACGAGTATTTTTACAACTCATACTTGATTTACTGGTTCTATATGAAGTTGCAAGTATTTCATGTTTAGTATGCCCAAAAGTATTAGCAATGCCAGTTGAACGAGCTATATAATTAACATTAAGATTATATTTCAAGAAAAGTTCTAAAACCCTTAAATCATCAAATTCACTTATTGCAAATTGCCAATTATATCTCTTCATCTCTACAATGAGCCTCTCAAGAGAATCTAAATTCCACCCCCGATTATCAGCAAGACTTCCACGTGAAATTGAATATGGTGGATCAAGATATACAAATGTTGAAGCAATCTTATCACGCTTAGGTAGAGCACCCAGAAAATCAAATATATCACGCGAAGTAAATATTGCACAATCAAGCATCTCTTTTGCTCTAGACTTATAAGTCTTAAGCATACCCAGAAATAATCTCTTAGAATTGCTTCTATCTAACCTCATAGTTAAGTTACATGAACCATATAGAGAATACAAACTTCTTAAAACCATATATTCTATCTTGTCTTGATTTTCATTTATAATTCTGTCATAAATAATTGCGTCTCTTACCTTCTTGTAAAGAACATCAGGATTGCGTCGCAAATAATAAAAAAACTTATAAATAAACTGAGAATTATCATTGAGTATATTGTAACAAGCTAATGGTTTTGCAAAAAAGATTGCGCCTGTTCCAAAAAATCCTTCAATATATGCAGTATGCTTAGGAAAAAGACTTATAATACCCTTACTATAACGATACTTATTTCCTTCTCTAGCTAGCAGTTTCAATGTTTCCTAAACACTCTCCTTGATGTAATTTGATATTCAACTCCTCTTTCCTTAAGCATAAGTGAATCATAAAGCACTCTGGAATCGTTAGTTGCTATAAAATGATATCCTGATACACCTTTGATTTTTACTTCACTTATCTCAAATTCATGACTTGCGCATCTGTAAGAATGACTTATCCAACGCACACTTGTCTTAATGCCAAAATTTTGAAGTATACTGCATGGATTTACAATATAACAATTACTTTTAATGTATCCTAAACCAACAAATTTATGATAATTATTGTTAATATCATTGATACTAAACTGCAATTTTTTAAATTGTTCTATGTAATAATGAAGACATAAAAAGTAACATCCCCACTGACGTATTTCTAAAATTAACTTTGGATTATTTTGCGTTATTTTCATCTTTAACCTCTAACCTTTAATCTTTAACCTCTACTATCAAATTTAATACTTTGAAATTCAACTTCAAACAGCGATAAATCTTCAAAAAAAATTAACATAAGGTCCACAAACATAGAAGACCTGAAATGCTTATTTACAGAAAGACTTTTTTCCTTAATCTTAGTTATTCCACATATAGCTTTAATATGTGGATTCCTTAGGCAAAACCTTAAAAAAATATCAAGATAATGCCTCGCTAATGAACAAGTAAATTCCTCATCGTAAGGTTTCACAAGCACTACCGCTCCCTTCTCAACTACCTTGCTCAATAAAACTTCTTCAAATTCATCTCTTTGGTCCATCATCTTCTCTACAAGTTCAATTTTTGCATAGAGCATACTCAAAACTCCTTAGCTTACAATTATTTTTGATTGCA
The sequence above is a segment of the Borrelia hermsii DAH genome. Coding sequences within it:
- a CDS encoding tyrosine-type recombinase/integrase; its protein translation is MHEKELLTNSNLNFINELIKQNECLNEELSQLKSTLKSKNKASKQSKNTPVRFYLNDKTTKLVKKCIKKLIQINPISGWFVYILSITGCRGVEIQNVRLSDVSKETSSDGEVFYSLRVNVAKKRSSICIREVVISESEFDAIMQIHQEHFASKGKDKRRTYLFQKSKHKFRDNRISIIKISKQFKSLLLKAGFRYRKSLHICRNIFIASLKSKGYNSFEIKELMKYSSTTEIDNVYGLSPASKINAYKDIKTSLK
- a CDS encoding DNA adenine methylase → MKLLAREGNKYRYSKGIISLFPKHTAYIEGFFGTGAIFFAKPLACYNILNDNSQFIYKFFYYLRRNPDVLYKKVRDAIIYDRIINENQDKIEYMVLRSLYSLYGSCNLTMRLDRSNSKRLFLGMLKTYKSRAKEMLDCAIFTSRDIFDFLGALPKRDKIASTFVYLDPPYSISRGSLADNRGWNLDSLERLIVEMKRYNWQFAISEFDDLRVLELFLKYNLNVNYIARSTGIANTFGHTKHEILATSYRTSKSSMSCKNTRYIQLEMFKVQA
- a CDS encoding DUF261 domain-containing protein codes for the protein MKITQNNPKLILEIRQWGCYFLCLHYYIEQFKKLQFSINDINNNYHKFVGLGYIKSNCYIVNPCSILQNFGIKTSVRWISHSYRCASHEFEISEVKIKGVSGYHFIATNDSRVLYDSLMLKERGVEYQITSRRVFRKH